The following DNA comes from Candidatus Woesearchaeota archaeon.
TTCTGTATTAATGCCATATTAAGGTGATATTATGGTGCAAGCAATAATAAACATAAATGATAATGCCAACAGGGTGCTGAATATCCTCAAGGCTAAATTTGGATTAAAGGATAAAAGTCAGGCAATTGAAATTATGGCTGAGCAGTATAAAGAAGAAATTCTGGAGCCCGAACTAAAGCCCGAGTACATTAAAAAGGCATTAAGAATACACAAACAGCCTTCTATCAAAGTTGGAACTGTAGAAAACCTTAGAAAAAGGTATGAAAAATAGCCGCGAGCAAACATGTACGTTCTTCATATCAAGCCCGAACTTGACAAAAAGCTTGCGAAAGTTTTTAAGAGAAATAGAAAGCAATATGAAATGATAATGAAAAAAGCCAAGGAAATTGTTTTAAACCCGCAACATTATAAGAATCTAAGGGCACCGCTTCAGAATCTGAAAGAGGTCCATATCGACAGCCATTTTGTTCTTACTTTTTATGTTGATGAAATAACAAAAACAGTAACGCTTGAGGACTTTGATCATCATGAT
Coding sequences within:
- a CDS encoding DUF2683 family protein; translation: MVQAIININDNANRVLNILKAKFGLKDKSQAIEIMAEQYKEEILEPELKPEYIKKALRIHKQPSIKVGTVENLRKRYEK